From Pedobacter indicus, a single genomic window includes:
- the dprA gene encoding DNA-processing protein DprA, which yields MHVNSSELDALALDFIAGVGSITQRNLIDYFGSPKAVIEASADELQQISGVGKVLSAKIIAGKSEAYKRAEKELLFVEKHQIKIYSYTDKSYPKRLRECPDAPMVFYYRGNADLDSARIVSVVGSRKATPYGRMLCEELIEKLSDYNVLVVSGLAYGIDVCAHKTSLDHRIPTVGVLGHGLHTIYPSVHRNIAVKMLDNGGLLSEFPSDTPADPKHFPQRNRIVAGLADVTVVVEAAKRGGALITAELANSYDRDVCAFPGNIGNEYSAGCNLLIKSHRAHLITSAEDLGYLMDWQPVNRAEKEEEKVAHIRLSDVEQTVYNIVKEGGMISIDGILNQSKVQPNKLPIVLLELEMKGLIIITPGKMYRVTIQGSV from the coding sequence ATGCATGTTAATTCTTCTGAGCTTGATGCACTGGCACTCGATTTTATAGCCGGTGTTGGTTCGATCACACAACGGAATTTAATTGATTATTTTGGGTCGCCTAAGGCGGTTATTGAGGCTTCAGCCGATGAGCTTCAACAAATAAGTGGTGTGGGGAAAGTCTTATCAGCTAAGATAATAGCTGGTAAATCTGAAGCTTATAAGAGAGCGGAAAAAGAGCTCTTGTTTGTAGAAAAGCATCAAATTAAGATCTATTCTTATACGGATAAGTCTTATCCGAAGCGCTTACGCGAATGCCCCGATGCACCCATGGTGTTTTATTATCGCGGAAATGCAGATCTAGATTCAGCGCGTATTGTAAGTGTGGTTGGAAGCAGGAAGGCCACACCTTATGGGCGGATGCTTTGTGAAGAGCTGATTGAAAAATTAAGCGATTACAACGTGTTGGTTGTCAGTGGTCTGGCTTACGGTATCGATGTCTGTGCTCACAAAACAAGTCTTGATCACCGGATCCCGACTGTCGGTGTTCTTGGTCATGGTCTGCATACAATATACCCTTCCGTTCACCGTAATATTGCTGTGAAAATGTTGGATAACGGAGGATTACTTTCTGAGTTTCCTTCAGATACGCCAGCTGATCCGAAGCATTTTCCGCAAAGAAACCGAATTGTAGCGGGTTTAGCCGACGTGACAGTAGTAGTTGAAGCTGCTAAACGTGGTGGGGCTTTGATCACAGCTGAACTGGCCAATAGTTATGACCGCGATGTATGTGCTTTTCCTGGAAACATTGGCAATGAATATTCTGCCGGGTGCAATCTTTTGATAAAAAGTCATCGTGCTCACTTGATAACAAGTGCAGAGGACTTAGGTTACTTGATGGATTGGCAGCCAGTGAACCGTGCGGAGAAAGAGGAAGAAAAAGTAGCCCATATACGATTGAGTGACGTCGAACAAACTGTTTACAATATCGTGAAGGAAGGGGGAATGATAAGTATTGACGGTATCCTAAATCAATCCAAGGTCCAACCGAATAAACTGCCTATCGTTCTCTTGGAGTTGGAAATGAAAGGTTTAATCATTATAACGCCGGGTAAAATGTACCGTGTGACCATTCAAGGTAGTGTATAA
- the rsmG gene encoding 16S rRNA (guanine(527)-N(7))-methyltransferase RsmG, with product MNTNSEVVYKYFPNLTEVQKKQFDMLEDCYRDWNAKINVISRKDVDSLYVRHVLHSLAIAKYVEFKPGEKILDVGTGGGFPGLPLAILFPETEFLLVDSIGKKIKVVNEVASSIGLKNLKGLHARAEAVEGRFDFIVSRAVTRLKDFYPWVKDKVTKQSKNAIPNGILYLKGGDLREEIRESNLEASLVPIADYFNEDFFETKYIVYIPFY from the coding sequence TTGAATACGAATTCTGAGGTTGTTTATAAGTATTTTCCGAATCTGACGGAGGTGCAGAAAAAGCAATTTGATATGTTGGAAGATTGCTATCGCGATTGGAATGCAAAGATTAATGTCATATCCAGAAAAGACGTTGATAGTCTCTATGTGCGACACGTTTTGCATTCGTTAGCCATTGCGAAGTACGTGGAATTTAAGCCAGGTGAAAAAATATTGGATGTCGGAACGGGTGGAGGTTTCCCCGGATTGCCACTAGCGATTCTGTTTCCGGAAACTGAATTCTTACTGGTAGATTCGATAGGCAAAAAAATTAAAGTTGTCAATGAAGTAGCTTCATCTATCGGTTTAAAAAACCTAAAAGGCCTACATGCAAGGGCAGAGGCTGTCGAAGGAAGATTTGATTTTATTGTATCTCGTGCGGTAACCCGATTGAAAGATTTTTATCCTTGGGTAAAAGATAAAGTCACAAAACAGTCGAAAAATGCCATTCCAAATGGTATCTTATACCTTAAGGGCGGAGATCTTCGGGAAGAGATTCGTGAGTCAAACTTGGAGGCGAGCTTAGTTCCGATCGCTGATTATTTCAACGAAGACTTTTTTGAAACTAAATATATCGTATACATCCCTTTCTACTGA
- a CDS encoding glycosyltransferase — protein sequence MDITIDNYLPFWPLAVLAFALLVQLYFLLFVYRKLATRKVQGLPDGAQTPPLSVVICARNEEENLKENLELVLTQDYPDYEVVVVNDCSYDDSEWVLKEFSQKYAHLNVVTLKEDVRFKHGKKFAVTMGIKAAKNNLMVFTDADCRPQSAHWLRYMGNSFEGDKEIVLGYSPYIKHPGFLNRFIRFETFHTAISYLSHALKRNPYMGVGRNLAYTKSLFFKGKGFASHMHILSGDDDLFVNQNANRHNTTICIDSDAHVWSEPKRTYSSYALQKTRHHGASEAYKTGHKWMLSMQVGSAVTFYLFLILCLFLYPEWWYYLAGAYVLRLLIQLVIYRPCMKKLQVGDLLPLLPIMDIFFYFYTTFNGFFSLFKKETRWK from the coding sequence TTGGATATAACGATTGATAATTACCTTCCTTTTTGGCCTCTGGCGGTGTTGGCGTTTGCTCTTTTGGTTCAACTTTATTTTCTTTTGTTCGTTTATCGAAAATTAGCGACAAGAAAAGTGCAGGGGCTTCCCGATGGAGCTCAGACACCTCCGCTTTCCGTCGTAATTTGCGCAAGAAATGAGGAGGAGAACCTAAAAGAAAATCTTGAATTGGTACTTACACAGGATTATCCAGATTATGAGGTTGTCGTGGTCAATGATTGTTCATATGACGATAGCGAATGGGTGCTGAAGGAGTTTTCACAAAAATACGCCCATTTAAATGTAGTGACCCTGAAAGAAGACGTACGCTTTAAACATGGTAAAAAATTCGCAGTAACAATGGGCATTAAGGCTGCCAAGAATAATCTAATGGTATTTACCGATGCGGACTGTCGCCCGCAATCTGCTCACTGGCTTCGGTATATGGGTAACTCTTTTGAGGGGGACAAGGAGATTGTGCTCGGTTATTCCCCGTATATAAAGCATCCGGGTTTTCTGAACCGCTTTATCCGCTTTGAAACTTTTCATACCGCAATTAGCTATCTTTCACATGCGTTAAAACGTAATCCTTATATGGGGGTAGGGCGTAACCTTGCTTATACCAAAAGTCTGTTTTTTAAGGGGAAAGGTTTTGCTTCACATATGCATATTTTGTCTGGAGACGATGATTTATTTGTCAACCAAAATGCAAATCGGCACAATACCACGATTTGCATTGATTCGGATGCGCATGTTTGGAGTGAGCCGAAACGGACTTACTCCTCTTACGCATTGCAGAAAACTCGTCATCACGGGGCATCAGAAGCATATAAAACAGGCCATAAATGGATGCTGAGCATGCAAGTGGGCTCAGCTGTTACTTTTTACCTGTTTCTGATACTTTGTTTATTTTTATACCCTGAGTGGTGGTATTATTTGGCGGGTGCTTATGTATTACGTCTGCTGATCCAGCTTGTAATTTATCGGCCCTGCATGAAAAAGCTCCAGGTAGGTGATTTGCTTCCTCTTTTACCGATAATGGATATATTTTTCTATTTTTATACCACTTTCAACGGGTTTTTCTCGCTCTTTAAAAAAGAGACACGTTGGAAATAA